In the Bacillus amyloliquefaciens DSM 7 = ATCC 23350 genome, GTCAATCGCCTGGCTTGCTCCGGTCGTAACGATGATTTCAGTTTCGGCTTCATAATTTAAATCAGCTTTTTTCTTCATATAAAGCTGTACGGCCTGTCTCAGCTCAAGGCCGCCCGCATTCGGAGTATATGCCGTTGCGTTCTCGTCGATTGCTTTTTTTGCGGCCGCTTTGACATGGTGCGGCGTGAAAAAGTCCGGCTGACCGATCGTAAGCGAAATGACATTGTCGTGCTGGGCTACAAGATTTGAGAATTTGCGAATTCCTGAAATTTCAATTTCTTTTACATTCGGATTAAGCAAATGTTCCATAATTCATCACCTTATACTATATATTGAGTTTATCCTATTTTACCACTAGCTGAGCATTTGTCATCTATTTAATTGAACTATCCCGAGTATATGTCCGATATGTGAAAACATACCTTCTTTCAGAAAAAAATAAGACAACCAGCTGAAATGATTGTCTTCATTGTATCATGATCTATCTATTGTGATATGTGGCGAAGGTCATTAATACCCGTATTCAAAGCTGATGTCTTCCCGCCATACGATGTATGGAGCCGGCTTATCGGGACGCTCTTTCGCCTCTTTTTTCATTTGCAGGTAAGCCGTTTTGCTGATATCTTCTAACACCGTCATTTGATCTTGGTCGAATATGACTACTGTACCCATTTATTACACCCTTCTTCCTGAAAAATCCTTGACTATTTTACCACTCGATGTCAAAAAGTCAATGGGCTATCAGAAAAAAGAATCTTTTTATAAAGAGTTAATGTTCAGTTGTCCGGAATACATTCACTTTTTCCGTTTACAGCCGATATATACAATACAATACTGAATGCGGATAGCGAGGGATTGAATTGTCTTTACAACAATACGATATTTTATTGGATTCAGGCACAAATGAATTAGAAATCGTCAAATTTGAAGTAGGTGTCAATACATTTGGCATAAACGTGATGAAAGTCCGGGAAATTATTCAGCCGGTAGATGTCACATCTGTGCCTCAGTCTCACAAAGACGTAGAAGGGATGATTAAGCTGAGAGGCGAAATTCTTCCCGTCATCAGCCTGTATACCTTTTTCGGCGTTGAAGCCGAAGGAGCAAAAGACGATAAATATATCGTGACGGAATTCAACAAACGGAAAATCGTCTTTCATGTCGGTTCCGTTTCACAAATCCACAGGGTGTCCTGGGAAGCGATTGAGAAGCCGACTTCGCTGAATCAGGGCATGGAGCGGCACTTAACGGGTATCATTAAACTGGAAGACACGATGATCTTTTTACCTGATTACGAAAAGATCATTTACGATATTGAATCGGCATCCGGAGTTGAGACTTATCATGTCCATCAGGAAGGGTTTGATGAAAGACGGTCGGGCAAAAAACTGATCATCGTTGAAGATTCGCCGCTTCTGATGCGCCTCTTGACTGATGAGCTGACTGAAGCGGGGTACAGTGAAATCGTTACGTTTGAAAATGGTAAAGAAGCGTATGATTACATCATAAAACTGACGGATAACGGAGAAAACCTGTCTGACCATATCGACATG is a window encoding:
- the cheV gene encoding chemotaxis protein CheV; amino-acid sequence: MSLQQYDILLDSGTNELEIVKFEVGVNTFGINVMKVREIIQPVDVTSVPQSHKDVEGMIKLRGEILPVISLYTFFGVEAEGAKDDKYIVTEFNKRKIVFHVGSVSQIHRVSWEAIEKPTSLNQGMERHLTGIIKLEDTMIFLPDYEKIIYDIESASGVETYHVHQEGFDERRSGKKLIIVEDSPLLMRLLTDELTEAGYSEIVTFENGKEAYDYIIKLTDNGENLSDHIDMIISDIEMPKMDGHRLTKLLKDNPQSSDVPIMIFSSLITDDLRHRGEVVGADEQISKPEISELIKKVDTYVIE